The Rhodopseudomonas palustris genome window below encodes:
- the dnaA gene encoding chromosomal replication initiator protein DnaA gives MSNMEQDRWSRVKGRLRSSVGEDVYSSWFARMDLESVQDESVHLSVPTRFLKSWIQTHYSDKVLSCWQAELPEVNRVDLTVRSPVRCAAPAKEAPAPVESRRDEQRPSAERSNGATPVSANHDALGGSPLDPRLTFASFVVGRSNTLAHAAAKQVAEGRRGDPVMFNPLYIHSGVGLGKTHLLQAVTWAGNAGTERKVLYLTAEKFMYGFVAALKTQTSLAFKEALRGIDVLVIDDLQFLQGKTTQAEFCHTLNALIDAGRQVVVAADRPPADLESLDERVRSRLAGGLVVEMAPLGEDLRLGILRSRVVAARTHHVSFDVPQPVLEYLARTITHNGRDLEGAINRLLAHSKLNNQPVTLEMAEHEVRDLIRPSEPKRIKIEDIQRIVARQYNVSRSDLLSSRRTANVVRPRQVAMYLAKTLTLRSLPEIGRRFGGRDHTTVLHAVRKIEGLVSKDTTLSDEVESLKRQLQE, from the coding sequence ATGTCGAACATGGAACAGGATCGCTGGTCACGCGTGAAGGGCCGTTTGCGCTCGAGCGTCGGCGAGGACGTTTATTCGAGCTGGTTCGCGCGGATGGACCTCGAAAGCGTCCAGGACGAGAGCGTGCACCTGTCGGTGCCGACCCGGTTCCTGAAGAGCTGGATTCAGACGCACTACTCCGACAAGGTGCTGTCGTGCTGGCAGGCCGAACTGCCGGAGGTCAATCGCGTCGACCTCACCGTACGTTCGCCGGTGCGCTGTGCAGCGCCCGCCAAGGAAGCGCCGGCGCCGGTGGAGAGCCGCCGCGACGAGCAGCGTCCGTCGGCTGAACGCAGCAACGGCGCGACGCCGGTCTCGGCCAATCACGATGCGCTCGGCGGCTCGCCGCTCGATCCGCGCCTGACGTTTGCGAGCTTCGTGGTCGGCCGCTCCAATACGCTGGCGCACGCCGCCGCCAAGCAGGTGGCCGAAGGCCGCCGCGGCGACCCGGTGATGTTCAATCCGCTCTACATTCACTCCGGCGTCGGTCTCGGCAAAACCCATCTGCTGCAGGCCGTGACCTGGGCCGGCAATGCCGGCACCGAACGCAAGGTGCTGTATCTCACCGCCGAGAAGTTCATGTACGGCTTCGTCGCGGCGCTGAAGACGCAGACCTCGCTCGCCTTCAAGGAAGCGCTGCGCGGCATCGACGTGCTGGTGATCGACGATCTTCAATTCCTGCAGGGCAAGACCACTCAGGCCGAGTTCTGCCACACGCTGAACGCGCTGATCGACGCCGGCCGCCAGGTGGTGGTGGCCGCCGACCGGCCGCCGGCCGATCTGGAAAGCCTCGACGAGCGCGTGCGCTCGCGGCTCGCCGGTGGTCTCGTGGTCGAAATGGCGCCGCTCGGCGAAGATCTGCGCCTCGGCATCCTGCGCTCGCGCGTGGTCGCGGCCCGCACCCATCACGTCAGCTTCGACGTGCCGCAGCCGGTGCTCGAGTATCTCGCGCGCACCATCACGCATAATGGCCGCGATCTCGAAGGCGCGATCAATCGCCTGCTGGCGCACTCCAAACTGAACAATCAGCCGGTGACGCTGGAGATGGCCGAGCACGAAGTGCGCGACCTGATCCGCCCATCCGAGCCGAAGCGCATCAAGATCGAAGACATTCAGCGCATCGTGGCGCGGCAGTACAATGTCAGCCGCTCCGATCTGTTGTCGTCGCGCCGGACCGCCAATGTGGTGCGGCCGCGTCAGGTCGCGATGTATCTGGCCAAGACGCTGACGCTGCGCTCGCTGCCGGAGATCGGCCGCCGCTTTGGCGGGCGCGACCACACCACGGTGCTGCATGCCGTGCGCAAGATCGAAGGGCTGGTGTCGAAGGACACCACGCTGTCGGACGAGGTCGAATCCCTGAAGCGCCAGCTTCAGGAGTAA
- the dnaN gene encoding DNA polymerase III subunit beta, with protein MKVTVERAQLLKSLSHVHRVVERRNTIPILGNVLVRAENAQLALKATDLDLEVTETLPAETATAGSTTVPAHMFYDIVRKLPDGSQIVLESDGDRSVLAIRAGRSRFTLQTLPESDFPDLAAGEMSHAFRLPASDVKRLIDRTQFAISTEETRYYLNGIYLHTAGSPKASSLRAVATDGHRLAQLDLTLPSGADGMPGVIVPRKTVGEVQRLIEDTEAEIGIELSTGKIRFTLGNVVLTSKLIDGTFPDYGRVIPQNNDKELLVDKKDFEAAVDRVSTISSERGRAVKLALSAGKLVLSVTNPDSGSATEELEVEYASDPLDIGFNSRYLLDIAAQIEGEVAVLKLADPGSPTLIQDRDSKNALYVLMPMRV; from the coding sequence ATGAAGGTCACGGTCGAACGCGCGCAACTGTTGAAGTCGTTGAGCCACGTGCATCGCGTGGTCGAGCGCCGCAACACCATCCCGATCCTCGGCAACGTGCTGGTGCGCGCCGAAAACGCGCAGCTTGCGCTGAAGGCGACCGACCTCGACCTCGAGGTCACCGAGACGCTGCCGGCCGAAACCGCGACCGCGGGTTCGACGACCGTGCCGGCGCATATGTTTTACGACATCGTCCGCAAGCTGCCGGACGGCTCGCAGATCGTGCTCGAGAGCGACGGCGACCGCTCGGTGCTGGCGATCCGCGCCGGCCGCTCGCGGTTCACGCTGCAGACGCTGCCGGAGAGCGACTTCCCGGATCTTGCCGCCGGCGAGATGAGCCACGCCTTCCGGCTGCCGGCCTCCGACGTCAAGCGGCTGATCGATCGCACCCAGTTCGCGATCTCGACCGAAGAGACCCGCTACTATCTCAACGGTATCTATCTGCACACCGCCGGCAGCCCCAAGGCTTCGAGCTTGCGCGCGGTTGCGACCGACGGCCACCGGCTGGCGCAGCTCGACCTGACGCTGCCGAGCGGCGCCGACGGCATGCCGGGCGTGATCGTACCGCGCAAGACCGTGGGCGAAGTGCAGCGGCTGATCGAAGACACCGAAGCCGAGATCGGCATCGAACTGTCGACCGGCAAAATCCGCTTCACGCTCGGCAATGTCGTGCTGACCTCCAAGCTGATCGACGGCACCTTCCCGGACTACGGCCGGGTGATCCCGCAGAACAACGACAAGGAACTGCTGGTCGACAAGAAGGACTTCGAAGCCGCGGTCGACCGCGTCTCGACGATTTCTTCTGAACGCGGCCGCGCCGTGAAGCTGGCGCTGTCCGCCGGCAAGCTGGTGCTGTCGGTGACCAATCCGGATTCCGGCAGCGCGACCGAAGAACTCGAGGTCGAATACGCTTCCGATCCGCTCGATATCGGCTTCAACTCGCGCTATCTGCTCGACATCGCCGCGCAGATCGAAGGCGAAGTCGCCGTTCTCAAGCTCGCCGATCCCGGCTCGCCGACCCTGATCCAGGACCGCGATTCCAAGAATGCGCTGTACGTCCTGATGCCGATGCGGGTGTAA
- the recF gene encoding DNA replication/repair protein RecF (All proteins in this family for which functions are known are DNA-binding proteins that assist the filamentation of RecA onto DNA for the initiation of recombination or recombinational repair.) — protein sequence MTAARITRLTLTHFRNYRGASLTTTADQVVLVGPNGAGKTNCLEAISFLSPGRGLRRATLEDVADHEGDGSWAVSAEVEGALGLATLGTGIEPPRGDTTTTRRCRIDREPVGSAAAFGDHLRMVWLTPSMDGLFMGAASERRRFFDRLVLAIDSGHSARVSALDRSLRSRNRLLEDIRNADSHWLDAIERETAELAIAVAAQRGQTALKLAAMLDARGATSAFPSAKIMLDGWMENALTSEPATAVEDRYRAILRDSRGRDAAAGRTLDGPHLTDLEVIYAPKAMPARDASTGEQKALLIGLVLAHAQLVAETTSITPLLLLDEVVAHLDPGRRAALFTELGKLGAQVWMTGADPLAFAEIGPAAGIFDVENGRIRPRG from the coding sequence ATGACCGCCGCCCGCATCACACGCCTGACGCTGACGCATTTTCGGAACTATCGCGGGGCGTCGCTGACCACGACGGCCGACCAGGTGGTGCTGGTCGGGCCGAACGGCGCCGGCAAGACCAATTGTTTGGAAGCGATCTCGTTTCTGTCGCCGGGCCGCGGATTGCGGCGTGCGACGCTGGAAGACGTCGCCGATCATGAGGGCGACGGCTCCTGGGCGGTGTCGGCCGAAGTCGAAGGTGCGCTCGGGCTGGCGACGCTCGGCACCGGGATCGAGCCGCCGCGCGGCGACACCACAACGACGCGGCGTTGCCGGATCGACCGCGAGCCGGTCGGGTCGGCGGCCGCGTTCGGCGATCATCTGCGGATGGTGTGGCTGACGCCGTCGATGGATGGGCTGTTCATGGGCGCGGCCTCGGAACGCCGGCGGTTCTTCGACCGCCTGGTGCTGGCGATCGACAGCGGCCATTCGGCCCGGGTTTCGGCGCTCGATCGCAGCCTTCGGTCGCGCAACCGGCTTCTCGAAGACATCCGCAACGCCGACTCGCACTGGCTCGACGCCATCGAGCGCGAAACCGCGGAGCTTGCGATCGCAGTGGCAGCCCAGCGCGGCCAGACCGCGCTCAAGCTCGCCGCGATGCTCGACGCCCGCGGCGCCACCTCGGCATTTCCGTCTGCCAAGATCATGCTCGACGGCTGGATGGAGAACGCGCTGACCTCCGAGCCGGCGACCGCGGTGGAAGACCGCTACCGCGCCATCCTGCGCGACAGCCGCGGCCGCGACGCCGCCGCCGGCCGCACGCTCGACGGACCGCACCTTACCGATCTCGAAGTGATCTACGCGCCCAAGGCGATGCCGGCGCGCGATGCCTCCACCGGCGAACAGAAGGCCCTGCTGATCGGCCTGGTGCTGGCGCACGCGCAGCTCGTTGCCGAAACCACTTCGATCACGCCGCTGCTGCTGCTCGATGAAGTGGTGGCGCATCTCGACCCCGGCCGCCGCGCGGCGCTGTTCACCGAACTCGGCAAGCTCGGCGCGCAGGTTTGGATGACTGGCGCCGATCCTTTGGCGTTTGCCGAGATCGGTCCGGCAGCAGGCATTTTCGACGTCGAGAACGGGCGAATCAGGCCGCGCGGATGA
- the gyrB gene encoding DNA topoisomerase (ATP-hydrolyzing) subunit B, translating to MTEPARQPSAESVHPAPAEYGAESIRVLKGLDAVRKRPGMYIGDTDDGSGLHHMVYEVVDNAIDEALAGHASRVEVILNADGSVTVRDDGRGIPVDIHKGEGVSAAEVIMTQLHAGGKFDQNSYKVSGGLHGVGVSVVNALSSKLMLRVWRNDKEHYIEFAHGDAVAPLKVVGDANGKRGTEVTFYASAETFTHIEYNFATLEHRLRELAFLNSGVYIVLSDMRHAVEKREEMRYEGGVTEFVKYLDRNKKPIVPTPVVIGAELNGIAVEAALWWNDTYHENVLCFTNNIPQRDGGTHLAGFRAALTRQITGYAEAGSKKEKVALTGDDCREGLTAVLSVKVPDPKFSSQTKDKLVSSEVRPVVENVINEALAAWLEEHPSEAKIVIGKVVEAAAAREAARKARELTRRKGALDIASLPGKLADCQERDPAKSELFIVEGDSAGGSAKQGRNREFQAVLPLRGKILNVERARFDKMLSSEQIGTLITALGTGIGREDFDLSKLRYHKIILMTDADVDGAHIRTLLLTFFFRQMPALIEGGYLYIAQPPLYKVTRGKSEQYLKDERALEDYLIATGLDDCVFKLATGEERGRRDLLKLVEDARVIRGTLHNLHSRYNRSVVEQAAIAGVLSPRITTDIATANEAAAYIARRLDALADEVERGWVGRFIEGEGFAFERTVRGVKEVATIDDALLGSADARKLDEYAAILQEVYPRPGLLRRKDAETAIHGPVSLFEAVTDAGRKGVTLQRYKGLGEMNPEQLWETTLDTNARSLLQVKVREVDEADDIFTKLMGDVVEPRREFIQENSLHATVDV from the coding sequence ATGACTGAACCTGCCCGGCAGCCCTCTGCCGAATCCGTGCATCCCGCGCCGGCCGAATATGGCGCGGAATCGATCCGGGTGCTGAAGGGCCTCGATGCCGTTCGCAAGCGGCCGGGCATGTATATCGGCGACACCGACGACGGCTCCGGCCTGCACCACATGGTGTACGAAGTCGTCGACAACGCGATCGACGAAGCACTCGCCGGCCATGCCAGCCGCGTCGAGGTGATCCTCAACGCCGACGGCTCGGTGACGGTGCGCGACGACGGTCGCGGCATCCCGGTCGACATTCACAAGGGCGAAGGCGTGTCGGCAGCCGAGGTCATCATGACCCAACTGCACGCCGGCGGAAAATTCGACCAGAACTCCTACAAGGTGTCGGGCGGTCTGCACGGCGTCGGCGTCTCGGTCGTCAACGCGCTGTCGAGCAAGCTGATGCTGCGGGTGTGGCGCAACGACAAGGAGCACTACATCGAATTCGCCCACGGCGACGCGGTGGCACCTTTGAAAGTCGTCGGCGACGCCAATGGCAAGCGCGGCACGGAGGTGACGTTCTACGCTTCGGCCGAGACGTTCACGCACATCGAGTATAACTTTGCCACGCTGGAGCACCGGCTGCGCGAACTCGCCTTCCTCAATTCCGGCGTCTACATCGTGCTGTCCGACATGCGCCACGCGGTCGAGAAGCGCGAAGAGATGCGCTACGAGGGCGGCGTCACCGAATTCGTCAAATATCTCGATCGCAACAAGAAGCCGATCGTGCCCACCCCGGTGGTGATCGGCGCCGAACTGAACGGCATCGCGGTCGAAGCCGCGCTGTGGTGGAACGACACGTATCATGAGAACGTGCTGTGCTTCACCAACAACATCCCGCAGCGCGACGGCGGCACCCATCTGGCCGGCTTCCGCGCCGCTCTGACGCGACAGATCACCGGCTATGCCGAGGCCGGCTCCAAGAAAGAGAAAGTCGCGCTGACCGGCGACGACTGCCGCGAAGGCCTCACCGCCGTGCTGTCGGTGAAGGTGCCCGACCCGAAGTTCTCGTCGCAGACCAAGGACAAGCTGGTGTCCTCGGAAGTGCGGCCGGTGGTCGAAAACGTCATCAACGAAGCCCTCGCGGCGTGGCTGGAAGAACATCCGTCCGAAGCCAAGATCGTGATCGGCAAAGTGGTCGAAGCCGCCGCTGCGCGCGAAGCCGCCCGCAAGGCGCGCGAACTGACCCGCCGCAAGGGCGCGCTCGATATCGCCTCGCTGCCCGGCAAGCTCGCCGACTGCCAGGAGCGCGATCCGGCCAAATCCGAACTGTTCATCGTCGAGGGTGACTCGGCAGGCGGCTCCGCCAAGCAGGGCCGCAACCGCGAATTCCAGGCCGTGCTGCCGCTGCGCGGCAAGATCCTCAACGTCGAGCGCGCGCGCTTCGACAAGATGCTGAGCTCCGAGCAGATCGGCACGCTGATCACCGCGCTCGGCACCGGCATCGGCCGCGAAGACTTCGACCTGTCGAAGCTGCGCTACCACAAGATCATCCTGATGACCGACGCCGACGTCGACGGCGCGCACATCCGCACACTGCTGCTGACGTTCTTCTTCCGGCAGATGCCGGCGCTGATCGAGGGCGGCTATCTCTACATCGCGCAGCCGCCGCTCTACAAAGTGACGCGCGGCAAGTCCGAGCAGTATCTCAAGGACGAACGCGCGCTCGAAGACTATCTGATCGCCACCGGCCTCGACGATTGCGTGTTCAAGCTGGCGACCGGCGAAGAGCGCGGCCGCCGCGACCTGCTGAAGCTGGTCGAGGATGCGCGCGTGATCCGCGGCACGCTGCACAATCTGCACAGCCGCTATAACCGCAGCGTGGTCGAACAGGCGGCGATCGCCGGCGTGCTCAGCCCGCGGATCACCACCGACATCGCCACCGCCAATGAAGCTGCCGCCTATATCGCTCGGCGGCTCGACGCGCTGGCCGACGAGGTCGAACGCGGCTGGGTCGGCCGCTTCATCGAAGGCGAAGGCTTCGCATTCGAGCGCACGGTGCGCGGCGTCAAGGAAGTCGCGACCATCGACGATGCGCTGCTCGGCTCGGCCGACGCGCGCAAGCTCGATGAATATGCGGCGATCCTGCAGGAAGTGTATCCGCGGCCCGGCCTGCTGCGCCGCAAGGACGCCGAAACTGCGATCCACGGCCCGGTCAGCCTGTTCGAGGCGGTGACCGACGCCGGCCGCAAGGGTGTGACGCTGCAGCGCTACAAAGGCCTCGGCGAGATGAACCCGGAACAGCTGTGGGAGACCACGCTCGACACCAACGCGCGGTCGCTGCTGCAGGTGAAGGTGCGCGAAGTCGACGAAGCCGACGACATCTTCACCAAGCTGATGGGCGACGTCGTCGAGCCGCGCCGCGAGTTCATCCAGGAGAACTCGCTGCACGCGACCGTGGACGTGTAA
- the hppD gene encoding 4-hydroxyphenylpyruvate dioxygenase — protein sequence MGPFPHDAQPATISADNPMGTDGFEFVEFAHPDPAQLHSLFKLMGFSLVAKHRTKAISVYRQGDVNYLVNEQPGTHGTDFVTAHGPCAPSMAFRVVDAKEAYERAIALGAEPAGVTAAQATLDVPAIKGIGGSLLYFVDRYGAKGSAYDAEFDWVGARDARPIGAGLYYIDHLTHNVHRGRMDVWTEFYAKLFNFRQIRFFDIEGRASGLFSRALTSPDGKIRIPINEDAGDSGQIEEYLNLYRGEGIQHIACGCRDIYSTVEGLRAAGLPFMPSPPETYFERVDARLPKHGEDVARLQRNGILIDGEGVVDGGQTKVLLQIFSANAIGPIFFEFIQRKGDDGFGEGNFKALFESIEEDQIRRGVLKTGEAA from the coding sequence ATGGGACCATTTCCGCACGATGCGCAGCCGGCCACGATCAGCGCCGACAATCCGATGGGCACGGATGGCTTCGAATTCGTCGAATTCGCCCATCCGGATCCGGCGCAGCTTCATAGCCTGTTCAAGCTGATGGGCTTCAGCCTGGTTGCGAAACATCGCACCAAAGCGATCTCGGTCTATCGCCAAGGTGACGTCAACTATCTGGTCAATGAGCAGCCCGGCACCCACGGCACCGACTTCGTCACCGCGCACGGCCCTTGTGCGCCGTCGATGGCGTTCCGGGTGGTCGATGCCAAGGAGGCCTATGAGCGGGCGATCGCACTCGGCGCCGAACCGGCCGGCGTCACGGCCGCGCAGGCCACGCTGGACGTCCCGGCCATCAAAGGCATTGGTGGAAGCCTGCTGTATTTCGTCGATCGCTACGGCGCCAAGGGCTCGGCTTATGACGCCGAGTTCGATTGGGTCGGCGCCCGTGATGCTCGGCCGATAGGGGCCGGCCTCTATTACATCGATCACCTGACCCACAACGTTCATCGCGGCCGCATGGACGTATGGACGGAGTTCTACGCCAAGCTGTTCAACTTCCGGCAGATCCGCTTCTTCGATATCGAGGGCCGCGCCTCCGGCCTGTTCTCGCGCGCGCTGACCAGTCCGGATGGCAAGATCCGGATTCCGATCAACGAGGATGCCGGCGACTCCGGCCAGATCGAAGAATATCTCAACCTGTATCGCGGCGAGGGTATTCAGCACATCGCCTGCGGCTGCCGCGATATCTACAGCACCGTCGAAGGCCTGCGCGCCGCCGGCCTGCCGTTCATGCCGTCGCCGCCCGAGACGTATTTCGAGCGCGTCGATGCACGGCTGCCAAAGCATGGTGAGGATGTCGCCCGGCTGCAGCGAAACGGCATTCTAATCGACGGCGAAGGCGTTGTGGACGGCGGTCAGACCAAGGTGCTGCTGCAGATCTTCTCGGCCAATGCGATCGGCCCGATCTTCTTCGAATTCATCCAACGCAAGGGCGATGACGGCTTCGGCGAAGGCAACTTCAAGGCGCTGTTCGAGTCGATCGAAGAAGACCAGATCCGCAGAGGCGTGCTGAAGACGGGGGAGGCGGCTTAG
- a CDS encoding Lrp/AsnC family transcriptional regulator, translating to MISVDAFDLKILSALQDDGRLTNQELADRVQLSPSQCSRRRMRLEQDNIITGYRAELSGDALGFGVVAFIQITLATHSPGNAEKFRSLVGRIDEVQEAYSLTGDADYVLKAVLRDLKGLSDLVNNVLMPHQSVAHVRSSIVLDRLKESARLPLKQLTDG from the coding sequence ATGATATCTGTCGATGCGTTCGACTTGAAGATCCTCAGCGCGCTGCAGGACGATGGCCGCCTCACCAACCAGGAGCTGGCCGACCGGGTGCAGCTGTCGCCGTCGCAATGCTCGCGGCGGCGGATGCGGCTGGAGCAGGACAATATCATTACCGGCTATCGGGCCGAGCTGTCCGGCGATGCGCTTGGCTTCGGCGTGGTCGCCTTCATCCAGATCACGCTGGCGACGCACTCGCCGGGCAACGCCGAGAAGTTTCGATCACTGGTCGGCCGGATCGACGAAGTGCAGGAAGCCTATTCGCTGACCGGTGATGCGGACTACGTGCTGAAGGCCGTACTGCGCGACCTGAAAGGCCTCTCCGACCTCGTCAACAACGTGCTGATGCCGCACCAGAGTGTCGCGCATGTGCGCTCGTCAATCGTGCTCGATCGCCTCAAGGAAAGCGCACGGCTGCCGCTGAAACAGCTCACGGACGGCTGA
- a CDS encoding sensor histidine kinase: MTSAVSALSRAELEARLEEAEETLRAIRDGEIDAVVVRGADEEQVFTLEGGGQSYRTFMEAMDVGAAAFDQDGQLLYANQALCALLDYAHGSLTASALIGLLDQVNQAAFRRLLAQAQRERQSAEIHLRVGSAERSMLLTGTPLEFGVVRGAAITFTDISEREQAAAARESERLARAILSSANEAVIVCDRAGRVTHLNGAAMRICAEAPVGKTFAEAIALSFPEASELMSSDDIVVMATAGLPVQGLEAAVRIPSAVITDVMISAAPLVVSGERTQGCVVTLVDLSQRKAAERHQALLMGELDHRVKNTLTMVMAICARTAAHERTIEDFQKSFTGRIQALAATHTLLSNASWQNLQIRDVLAAELAPFASLSSGRIVTDGLDIAVDAKTAVSLGLVFHELTTNAVKYGALSVPSGRISVRRVGATDEALTIEWQEHDGPPVTPPQSSGFGQTLISRSLGNGGAKLEFPPAGVVCQISIPRS; the protein is encoded by the coding sequence GTGACGTCGGCGGTCTCGGCGCTGAGCAGGGCGGAACTGGAAGCCCGGCTTGAGGAGGCCGAGGAGACGCTGCGGGCGATCCGCGACGGCGAAATCGATGCGGTCGTGGTCCGCGGCGCCGACGAAGAGCAGGTGTTCACGCTCGAAGGCGGCGGCCAGTCGTATCGCACCTTCATGGAAGCGATGGACGTCGGGGCCGCGGCGTTCGATCAGGATGGCCAGCTGCTCTATGCCAATCAGGCGCTTTGTGCGCTGCTCGACTACGCCCATGGCTCGCTGACCGCATCGGCGCTGATCGGATTGCTCGATCAGGTGAATCAGGCGGCGTTCCGTCGCCTGCTGGCGCAGGCCCAGCGCGAACGGCAATCCGCCGAAATCCACCTGCGGGTCGGCAGTGCCGAACGCAGCATGCTGCTCACCGGCACCCCGCTGGAATTTGGTGTGGTCCGCGGCGCGGCGATCACCTTCACCGACATCAGCGAGCGCGAGCAGGCTGCCGCCGCCCGCGAGTCCGAGCGGCTGGCGCGCGCGATCCTGTCCTCGGCCAACGAGGCGGTGATCGTCTGCGACCGAGCTGGCCGCGTCACCCATCTCAATGGCGCCGCGATGCGGATCTGCGCCGAGGCGCCGGTCGGCAAGACCTTTGCCGAGGCGATCGCGCTGAGCTTCCCCGAAGCTTCCGAACTGATGAGCAGCGACGACATCGTCGTGATGGCGACCGCGGGCTTGCCGGTGCAGGGGCTGGAGGCGGCGGTGCGCATCCCCTCGGCCGTGATCACCGACGTGATGATCAGCGCGGCGCCGCTGGTGGTTTCGGGCGAGCGCACTCAAGGCTGCGTGGTTACGCTGGTCGACCTGTCGCAGCGCAAGGCCGCCGAGCGGCATCAGGCGCTACTGATGGGCGAGCTCGACCATCGCGTGAAGAACACGCTGACCATGGTGATGGCGATCTGCGCCCGCACCGCCGCGCACGAGCGCACCATCGAGGATTTCCAGAAATCCTTCACCGGCCGGATTCAGGCGCTGGCTGCGACCCACACGCTGCTGTCGAATGCCTCGTGGCAGAACCTGCAGATCCGCGATGTGCTCGCCGCCGAGCTGGCGCCGTTCGCCTCGCTGTCCAGCGGCCGTATCGTCACCGATGGTCTCGACATTGCGGTCGACGCCAAGACCGCGGTGTCGCTCGGCTTAGTGTTTCATGAACTCACCACCAACGCGGTGAAATACGGTGCCTTGTCGGTGCCGTCGGGGCGGATCTCGGTGCGCCGGGTCGGCGCCACCGACGAGGCGCTGACGATCGAATGGCAGGAGCACGACGGCCCGCCGGTGACGCCGCCGCAAAGCTCCGGCTTCGGCCAGACGCTGATCTCGCGCAGCCTCGGCAATGGCGGCGCCAAGCTGGAGTTTCCGCCCGCCGGCGTGGTTTGTCAGATCTCGATTCCGAGAAGCTGA
- a CDS encoding circadian clock KaiB family protein — MADPIKLVLYVAGETPKSLAAIRNLEKICAEHLAGKYKVEVIDLKKQPQLAREHGIVAIPTLVKELPVPIRKIIGDLSDTPKVLVHLAVEEPSS, encoded by the coding sequence ATGGCCGATCCGATCAAACTGGTGCTGTACGTCGCCGGCGAGACGCCCAAATCCCTCGCGGCGATCCGCAATCTCGAGAAGATCTGTGCCGAACATCTGGCCGGCAAGTACAAGGTCGAGGTCATCGATCTGAAGAAGCAGCCGCAGCTCGCCCGCGAGCACGGCATCGTGGCGATCCCGACGCTGGTGAAGGAGTTGCCGGTGCCGATCCGCAAAATCATCGGAGACTTGTCCGATACGCCGAAAGTTCTGGTGCATCTGGCGGTGGAGGAGCCGTCCTCGTGA